Sequence from the Macaca thibetana thibetana isolate TM-01 chromosome 20, ASM2454274v1, whole genome shotgun sequence genome:
GCGGGGGAACGCTGTCAGGACGGTCCGGGGGCCAGGCGGGGCCGGCCAAGGCGGTTTGCTGCGGGGACCACGGCGGGGCGGGAGACGTCTCTCGGAAGTCGCTAGCGAGAACAGAGCAAGGCCGTGGGGAGGAGGCTGTGGCCCTCCACTGCCACCCCGGGGTGCCAGGGTCGAGCCTGCCCAGGGAAAACTTTTCTGGGCGCGGAGCGGGGGATGGAAGGGCCCGAGGGTGCCCCCTGAACACATGGCTCTGTGCTGCGGCTCAGACCTCCTGAGACCCCTTTGCCTGCGGCGGTCCAGGCCTCCTTCCCTCTCACGTACCTGGCTGGCTCCGCTGAAGTCCAGGGACACCAGTTCCAGCGCAGACTCCGGGGCGCGCGGGCTCCGGGGCGCACGGACAGGGATCCCTGCCTCGGAGCTCCTGCGTCGCGTCTCCCACAGCTCCTGAACCCACGAGGGCAGCAGGAGAGGAGCCTCGCGGGCAGCGGGTCCGGGGGAGAGGGTGTCCCCGGTCAGGGGGCCGGCGGCCGCGCGCAGCACGCGGCGCCACATGTAGGGTGAGCGGCGCAGCCCCATGAGCAGGCCAGCGGCGCGGCCCACCGTGTGGTAGCGGGGACTCGCCACTTGCTTGTACCAGGCGCCGGCGGGCAGCGGCAACAGGAACAGGAGCAGCGGCAATGCCAGCCACGGCCGGCTCGCAGGAGCCCCCCGCTTCCCCGGGCCCCGCGCCAGGGTGCTCGCGTCGACGGCCGCCCGGGGGGGCGGGCCACGAACCGGCTCAGCTGGGTTTGGGCGCGCAGTGGAGTCGGGACGCCCAGGTACCGGAGCGCAGGAGGCTGGAGGCGATCCGTGGGTCCCCTTGCGAGCCCAGCTATAACCGTTCGTGGCCCCGCCTTGTTCCGCCCCCGCAGTACTGCTGGGCTCCCCAGATGGgaggagggacggagggaggagagggaaccCTGGCAGCTGGTGGGGACGTGGGTACCTGAGCACCTCACTGAGTGGGCCGCTGGCTGGAACTGTGCTCCTCTGGGGGAACACGTTCCATtctctccctgctcagcctcctccccCAGGAGTGGAAGTGCCAGGGAGAGGGTACTGGGAACACTGATGAGGGAGTAGGGCTGAGGGATGCCCCTTTAGCCAGACTCCTGCGGGTGGGACAACAACAGAGCGAAGGCCCAGGTACAGGCAGAGCTACAGTGGCTATCGCAGGGGGGCTGTCAGGGGCCTTCAGCACCATTCAAGACCCTTCTGGGTGACTCCACACAAGAGTTGTCCCTTGTCCTTGCCTAGCACGGCTCCCAAAGCTGTCCCCACACTCTGTCCTGTCCACTGCCACCCCCAGCTTCTCCCCACCAACCTGTCTCTCCGCAGAGCTAGACAGAGGCTTAGAAGCCTCACATTGGCCACACCAAGCCATTCCTGGGGTCTGTGGTTCTGCGAGGCCTCCAGGAGAAAGAGTCAGCCCCTCCTTGAACCTCTAGCCCTGGAGGGGCAGGACAAGGCCTTGCAGACTTCCAATGTCTCCTCTCTGGTGATGGTCCCCTAAGATCACTTTATCCAGCGAGTCTCAATTTTTGTCTAAACCAAAACTTTGCCTGCCTCTGTGCGTCTGTGCCTAGAGCATCATTCCCTCCTTCTCAGCCTGGCTAACAcctactcatccttcaggacTCCACTTAAATGGCCCAGGtccttggccgggtgcggtaggtcacgcctgtaatcccagccatttgggaagccgaggtgggcggatcacctgaggtcaggaattcaagaccagccttgccaacatggtgaaaccccatctctacgaaaaatacaaaaaattagctgggtgtggtggcaggcacctgtaatcccagctacttgagaggctaaggcaggagaatcgcttgaacccaggaggcggaggttgcagtgagccgagattgcgccatagAACTCCATCCAGTCTTGGCAACCagatgaaactccatctaaaaaaaaaaaaaaaaaggccgggcgcggtggctcaagcctgtaatcccagcactttgggaggccgaggcgggcggatcacgaggtcaggagatcaagaccatcctggctaacacggtgaaaccccgtctctactaaaaaatacaaaaaactagccgggcgaggtggcaggcgcctgtagtcccagctac
This genomic interval carries:
- the NPW gene encoding neuropeptide W, giving the protein MGLRRSPYMWRRVLRAAAGPLTGDTLSPGPAAREAPLLLPSWVQELWETRRRSSEAGIPVRAPRSPRAPESALELVSLDFSGASQRLPRDVSRPAVVPAANRLGRPRLAPGPS